From Bordetella flabilis, the proteins below share one genomic window:
- a CDS encoding helix-turn-helix transcriptional regulator, whose protein sequence is MTADSAASASTDGATLRRRALGDFVRNARARISPQMAGLPAGLRRRTPGLRREEVAQLCGISVTWYTWIEQGREVSVSPSVWARIAGVLQLGRAERAYLFELAECADPHHPRDAPVGVSGLLSNCVDAIGAPAYVLDRAWNIMARNSAMQELFDDWPAVDPAPNLLRYIFLDPAARTLVVDWEQRARRVVAEFRADAGAHLDEPDVRLLVDTLLRDSPAFAYWWTRHAVVEREGGLREFHHPSKGLLRFEQVTFRLATHADLKLIMLLPAAG, encoded by the coding sequence ATGACCGCCGATTCTGCTGCGTCCGCCTCCACCGACGGCGCGACTTTGCGCCGTCGCGCCTTGGGCGATTTCGTGCGCAATGCGCGCGCCCGCATCTCGCCCCAGATGGCTGGGCTGCCCGCCGGCCTGCGCCGCCGCACCCCGGGCCTGCGCCGCGAAGAGGTGGCGCAACTGTGCGGGATCAGCGTCACCTGGTACACCTGGATCGAGCAGGGACGCGAGGTCTCGGTATCGCCCTCGGTATGGGCGCGCATTGCCGGCGTCCTGCAACTGGGTCGCGCCGAACGGGCTTACCTCTTCGAGCTGGCCGAGTGCGCCGATCCGCATCACCCCCGCGACGCCCCGGTAGGCGTATCCGGCCTGCTGTCCAATTGCGTGGACGCCATCGGAGCGCCGGCGTATGTGCTGGATCGGGCCTGGAACATCATGGCGCGCAACAGCGCCATGCAGGAATTGTTCGACGACTGGCCGGCCGTGGATCCTGCGCCCAACCTGCTGCGCTATATCTTCCTGGATCCCGCCGCGCGCACGCTGGTCGTCGACTGGGAGCAGCGCGCGCGCCGCGTGGTGGCGGAATTCCGCGCCGACGCCGGCGCCCATCTGGATGAGCCGGACGTGCGGCTGCTGGTGGATACCTTGCTGCGCGACAGCCCGGCCTTCGCATACTGGTGGACCCGCCATGCCGTCGTCGAGCGAGAAGGCGGCCTGCGCGAATTCCATCACCCCAGCAAGGGGCTGTTGCGGTTCGAGCAGGTGACTTTCCGCCTGGCCACGCATGCCGACCTGAAACTGATCATGCTGCTGCCGGCCGCCGGATGA